The bacterium genome has a segment encoding these proteins:
- the argB gene encoding acetylglutamate kinase translates to MEKSLDRAKVLIEALPYIKTFWGQTVVIKYGGAAMVDEDLARAFALDIVLLRFVGMKPVIVHGGGPEITTLMEKLGKGVEFVEGHRVTDAETRDIALMILAGKLNKEIVSLINGQGGKALAVGLSGVDGGLIEAQKLTTTNKIDLGFTGRVAGVNPKIITTLDEAGFIPVIAPLGVDPDGATYNINADLVAGELAASLQANKLIFLTDTRGILKNPEDDDSLISSIRANRISELFEKGYITGGMIPKLRACEHAVQSGVEKAHIIDGRVHHSLLLEIFTDKGIGTQITNR, encoded by the coding sequence TTGGAAAAATCACTGGACCGGGCGAAGGTCCTTATTGAGGCCCTGCCCTATATAAAGACCTTTTGGGGGCAAACTGTAGTCATCAAATACGGAGGGGCGGCTATGGTGGATGAAGACCTGGCCAGGGCCTTTGCTTTAGATATTGTCCTTCTTAGATTTGTGGGCATGAAGCCGGTTATTGTCCACGGTGGCGGCCCTGAAATCACCACTTTGATGGAAAAACTGGGCAAAGGGGTTGAATTTGTCGAAGGACACCGGGTAACTGATGCTGAAACCAGAGACATTGCCCTGATGATCCTGGCGGGGAAGCTGAACAAAGAAATTGTCTCTCTGATAAATGGCCAGGGAGGCAAGGCCTTAGCCGTAGGTTTAAGTGGAGTTGATGGGGGGCTTATTGAGGCTCAAAAGCTTACCACCACTAATAAAATCGACCTTGGTTTTACCGGCCGGGTAGCCGGAGTAAATCCTAAGATAATAACTACCTTGGATGAAGCCGGATTTATACCGGTTATTGCCCCCCTGGGGGTGGATCCTGATGGAGCCACATATAATATTAATGCCGATTTAGTAGCCGGGGAACTGGCTGCTTCTCTTCAGGCCAATAAACTTATCTTCCTCACCGATACCAGGGGGATTCTGAAAAACCCTGAGGATGATGATTCGCTTATCTCCTCCATTAGAGCAAATAGGATTAGCGAATTATTTGAAAAGGGATATATTACCGGCGGAATGATTCCTAAACTCAGAGCCTGCGAACATGCAGTCCAGTCCGGGGTAGAAAAGGCCCACATTATCGATGGTCGAGTCCATCACTCTCTCCTGTTAGAGATATTTACTGATAAAGGAATCGGGACACAGATTACTAATAGGTAA
- a CDS encoding glycosyltransferase family 9 protein, which yields MNKPERILIIHLDAIGDVLRSTPLIAALRRHLPEAYLGYLTESRCATLLEGNKALNRVFVLHRKRFKKKVREGRSPFLKILKEELYALVRQLRQESFDLVVNLHYSEISAIIAYLVGAKLVLGMALNKWGNYVVHGRDAREVYNTIYQPQELRQQNRQHLVDLYLKVVRPLGVQTYQSKLEVPLRDEDMEFATDFTASQGISENELLIGFQPGAGWAAKRWLPERFARLGDLAVNKYGARILITGAREEADTVVAEVVKRMETKPVISTDQTDLRRVGALIKKCRLFVSTDSGPMHISAAVNTPTIGLFGGTFPFESRPYGKGHLVIVEERMDKIELEEVARALDIQLRLTGYLPNTLTDQELAYLKDHSRQRGILLFA from the coding sequence ATGAATAAACCTGAGCGAATCCTTATCATTCACCTGGATGCCATCGGTGATGTCCTGCGATCGACGCCGTTGATAGCCGCCCTTCGCCGACATCTACCTGAGGCTTATCTTGGCTATTTGACGGAATCCAGGTGCGCTACCTTGCTTGAGGGGAACAAGGCCCTCAATCGAGTCTTCGTCTTGCATAGAAAACGGTTCAAGAAGAAAGTAAGGGAAGGGAGATCCCCTTTTTTGAAGATACTTAAGGAAGAACTCTATGCCCTGGTGAGACAATTGCGTCAAGAATCCTTCGACCTAGTGGTTAATCTTCATTACAGCGAGATCAGCGCCATCATAGCCTATTTAGTCGGAGCTAAGCTTGTCCTGGGTATGGCGCTGAATAAATGGGGTAACTACGTGGTTCATGGCCGGGATGCCAGGGAAGTATACAATACCATTTACCAACCTCAAGAACTGAGACAGCAGAATAGGCAACATCTGGTTGATCTTTACTTGAAGGTGGTTAGACCCCTGGGCGTCCAGACATATCAGTCGAAGTTGGAGGTGCCTTTGAGAGATGAAGATATGGAGTTTGCCACTGACTTTACGGCCAGCCAGGGGATAAGTGAGAATGAACTCTTGATCGGATTCCAGCCGGGCGCTGGCTGGGCTGCTAAGAGGTGGCTGCCCGAGAGATTTGCCCGACTGGGTGATTTAGCGGTTAATAAATACGGGGCCAGGATACTGATTACCGGCGCCAGAGAGGAGGCAGATACGGTAGTAGCCGAGGTAGTAAAGAGGATGGAAACTAAGCCTGTTATCTCCACAGACCAGACTGACCTCCGTCGAGTAGGCGCCTTGATCAAGAAGTGTCGCCTGTTTGTCTCTACTGATTCAGGACCAATGCATATCTCGGCCGCCGTAAATACACCGACCATTGGTCTCTTTGGAGGAACCTTCCCTTTTGAGAGCCGTCCCTATGGAAAGGGTCACCTGGTGATTGTGGAGGAGAGGATGGATAAAATCGAGTTGGAAGAGGTTGCTCGAGCCCTTGACATCCAATTGAGGCTGACCGGCTATCTACCTAACACCTTGACTGATCAAGAACTAGCCTATCTGAAAGACCATTCCAGGCAAAGGGGCATTTTGTTGTTTGCTTAG